Genomic segment of Agrobacterium larrymoorei:
TGATTGCGCCGGATTCGAAAAGCGAAACCGCGCCGTCCTCGTATGTCGGAATCTGGCCGAATGGATTGAGCGCGAGATGCGCGGGCTCCTTCATGGCCTTGAAAGACAACAGGCGTACCTCGTAGGGCAGGCCTGCCTCTTCCAGCGCCCATCGCACCCGCATATCGCGCGCCAGCCCTCGGCCTTTGTCTGGCGAGCGCTCGAAAGCCGTGATCGTTATCGTCATTTTCTCCTCCCATGATTTCCCAAGGAGACGATGCGGCTGATTTTCGACGGGAGCAAGACGAAGCGGCAAGTGATGGATCGTGCCATTGCATAGAATTGACCTTTGCGTAAAAGTAACTCTATGAATCCGGGAGGGGATGATGGAGCGATATGATGTGATCGTCGTTGGTGCTGGCCTTGCAGGGCTGGTCGCAGCGACGGAGGCGGCAGAGCGGGGCCTCAGCGTTTGCGTGGTGGATCAGGAGGGGCCGCAGAACCTTGGCGGGCAAGCGTTCTGGTCGCTGGGCGGGCTGTTTTTCATCGATAGTCCTGAGCAGCGCTTCATGCGCATTCGCGATAGTCTCGATCTGGCCCGTCAGGACTGGATGGGCTCTGCGGCATTCGACCGGCCCGAGGATCACTGGCCCCGGCAGTGGGCGGAGGCCTATCTGCACTTTGCCGCAGGCGAAAAGCGGGCGTGGCTGCACGGGCTTGGCATGCGCTGGTTTCCGGTCGTTGGCTGGGCGGAGCGGGGAGGCGGGCATGCCGATGGGCACGGCAATTCCGTTCCGCGCTTCCACGTGACGTGGGGCACCGGCCCCGGCGTGCTGGCACCCTTCGTCAAGAAGGCGCAGGCTCTGGCCGATACGGGAAAGCTGATCTTTCGCTTTCGCCACAAGGTGGATCGGCTGGAACAGGCCAATGGCGTCATAACCGGCATTTCGGGTACGGTTCTGGCTGATGATGCGGTGCAGCGGGGCGAGGAAAGCAGCCGCGAGGCGCTGGCAGAATTCCGTATCGAGGCGGGTGCCGTGGTGGTCAGTTCGGGCGGGATTGGCGGCAACCATGATCTCGTCCGGCAGAACTGGCCGGTGGATCGGCTGGGCCAGCCACCGGCGGATATGGTCTGCGGCGTGCCCGCCCATGTGGACGGGCGCATGCTCGGGATTACCGAGGATGCGGGCGGCGCGATCATCAACCGGGATCGCATGTGGCATTACACCGAGGGTGTGAAGAACTACGAGCCGATCTGGAACAAGCATGGCATCCGCATTCTGCCCGGCCCATCGTCATTCTGGTGCGATGCCGATGGTAACCGGCTACCATCCCCGGCCATGCCCGGCTTCGATACGTTGGGCACGCTGAAAACTTTAAGGGAGCGCAATAGCGATTACAGCTGGTTCATTCTGACCAAGGCGATCATCAAGAAGGAGTTTGCGCTTTCTGGCTCGGAGCAAAACCCGGATTTGACGGACAAGAATGTTCGCCTGTTGCTGAAGCGGCTGGGCAAGGAGCCGCCGGGACCGGTCAAGGCATTCATGGATCGCGGCGAGGATTTTGCGGTTCGCAACACGCTGGAAGAGCTGGTCGAGGCCATGAATGCGATCAGCGGAGAGGATCGGCTGGATATTGCCCGCCTGCGACCGCAGATCGAAGCGCGTGACCGGGAAATTCTCAACGGCTTTTCCAAGGATGTGCAGGTTACGGCAATTCGCGGCGCTCGCAACTATCTCGGTGACAAGCTGATGCGCACCGCCAAACCGCATCGTCTGCTCGACCCCGCTGCGGGACCGCTGATTGCGGTGCGCCTGCATATTCTGACGCGCAAGACGCTGGGCGGCTTGCACACGGATTTGCAGGGCAGGGTGCTGGATGGGCAGGGCGCGGTGGTGCCCGGCCTTTATGCCGCCGGTGAAGTTGCCGGTTTCGGCGGCGGCGGCATGCATGGCTACAACGCGCTGGAAGGGACGTTTCTGGGCGGATGCCTGTTTTCGGGACGTGTTGCCGGGCGCAGTGTCGGCGGTTAAACCGATTTCACCAAAGGCACCACATCATCGCTGCCGGTTTCGAATTGCAGCCGGGCGAGCTTTGCATAGAGGCCGCCCTGACGGATCAGGCTCTGATGCGAACCTTCCTCGATGATGCGGCCCTCATCCATCACCAGAATACGGTCCGCCTTCAGCACGGTGGCGAGGCGGTGGGCGATGACGATGGTGGTGCGCTTGGAAATGAGGTCGTCCAGCGCCTTTTGCACCAAAGTCTCGCTTTCGGCATCGAGCGCGGAGGTCGCTTCGTCGAGAAGCAGGATCGGCGCATCGCGCAGAATGGCGCGGGCAATGGCAATGCGCTGGCGCTGTCCGCCGGACAGCGTTACGCCACGCTCGCCGACAATCGTGTCGTAACCATCCGAAAGCTTGCCGATGAAGCCATCCGCCTGAGCGGCAAGGGCCGCGGCGCGAACCTCTTCGCGGGTGGCATTCGGTCTGCCGAACGCGATATTATCGTGAATGGACGAGGCGAAGATGGCGACATCCTGCGGCACGATGGCAAGGCGGGAGCGCAGATCATCCAGTGTCACGGAGCGGATATCGGTGCCATCCACGGTGATGCGGCCCGACTGCGGATCGTAGAAACGCATCAAAAGCGAGAAGACGGTGCTTTTGCCAGCACCCGAAGGGCCGACGATGGCGACGGTTTCGCCAGCCGCAACGTTGAAAGAAAGATCGCTGAGAATGGGCTTGTCCGTCCCCT
This window contains:
- a CDS encoding FAD-binding dehydrogenase → MERYDVIVVGAGLAGLVAATEAAERGLSVCVVDQEGPQNLGGQAFWSLGGLFFIDSPEQRFMRIRDSLDLARQDWMGSAAFDRPEDHWPRQWAEAYLHFAAGEKRAWLHGLGMRWFPVVGWAERGGGHADGHGNSVPRFHVTWGTGPGVLAPFVKKAQALADTGKLIFRFRHKVDRLEQANGVITGISGTVLADDAVQRGEESSREALAEFRIEAGAVVVSSGGIGGNHDLVRQNWPVDRLGQPPADMVCGVPAHVDGRMLGITEDAGGAIINRDRMWHYTEGVKNYEPIWNKHGIRILPGPSSFWCDADGNRLPSPAMPGFDTLGTLKTLRERNSDYSWFILTKAIIKKEFALSGSEQNPDLTDKNVRLLLKRLGKEPPGPVKAFMDRGEDFAVRNTLEELVEAMNAISGEDRLDIARLRPQIEARDREILNGFSKDVQVTAIRGARNYLGDKLMRTAKPHRLLDPAAGPLIAVRLHILTRKTLGGLHTDLQGRVLDGQGAVVPGLYAAGEVAGFGGGGMHGYNALEGTFLGGCLFSGRVAGRSVGG